In the Kitasatospora terrestris genome, one interval contains:
- a CDS encoding MCE family protein, whose amino-acid sequence MTARSPRELPALRRRALAGAAALAVVGGTVTFGVLAAHQPDGKHLTAWFDHTTGVYPGSDLRILGVKVGTVDAVRPQGTRVRVDLTLDPGVRVPADAKAVVVAPSVVADRYVQLTPAWTGGPEITDRTEIPVERTSNPLELDQLYQSVTQLADALGPNGANATGALSQLLDTGAQNLSGNGRAIGDSIAGLGQAARTLSGHSDDLFATLDHLQSFTAMLKENDGKVRSATDQLAYVTGFLAEDKQNLGAALQQLATALGQVKGFIQDNRARLKTAVDRLVPITQSLVDQRASLAELMDVAPLAADNALNAFDAAHGTLDGRVNLNELSGPPLPLPRVGAETTGAGR is encoded by the coding sequence ATGACCGCGCGTTCCCCGCGTGAGCTGCCCGCACTGCGCCGGCGGGCACTGGCGGGCGCCGCCGCGCTGGCCGTGGTCGGCGGCACCGTGACCTTCGGGGTGCTGGCCGCCCACCAGCCGGACGGCAAGCACCTGACCGCCTGGTTCGACCACACCACCGGCGTCTACCCGGGCTCCGACCTGCGGATCCTCGGCGTGAAGGTCGGCACCGTCGACGCGGTGCGGCCGCAGGGCACCCGGGTGCGCGTCGACCTCACCCTGGACCCGGGCGTACGGGTGCCGGCCGACGCCAAGGCGGTCGTGGTCGCGCCCAGCGTGGTCGCCGACCGGTACGTCCAACTGACCCCGGCCTGGACCGGCGGCCCCGAGATCACCGACCGCACCGAGATCCCGGTCGAGCGCACCTCCAACCCGCTGGAACTCGACCAGCTCTACCAGTCGGTCACCCAACTCGCCGACGCCCTCGGCCCGAACGGCGCCAACGCCACCGGCGCCCTCTCGCAGCTCCTGGACACCGGCGCGCAGAACCTCTCCGGCAACGGCCGCGCCATCGGCGACTCGATCGCCGGCCTCGGTCAGGCCGCCCGCACCCTCTCCGGGCACAGCGACGACCTGTTCGCGACCCTCGACCACCTGCAGTCCTTCACCGCCATGCTCAAGGAGAACGACGGCAAGGTCCGCTCGGCCACCGACCAGCTCGCGTACGTCACCGGCTTCCTCGCCGAGGACAAGCAGAACCTCGGCGCGGCCCTGCAGCAGCTCGCCACCGCGCTCGGGCAGGTGAAGGGCTTCATCCAGGACAACCGGGCCCGGCTGAAGACCGCGGTCGACCGGCTCGTGCCGATCACCCAGTCCCTGGTCGACCAGCGCGCCTCGCTCGCCGAACTGATGGACGTCGCGCCGCTCGCCGCCGACAACGCCCTCAACGCCTTCGACGCCGCCCACGGCACCCTCGACGGCCGGGTGAACCTCAACGAACTGAGCGGCCCGCCGCTCCCGCTGCCCCGCGTGGGCGCCGAGACCACGGGAGCGGGCCGATGA
- a CDS encoding ABC transporter permease codes for MSVPWTRTPGLGALRQSGGLFQLAATTVRDAFRRPFQWRELIEQFWFVASVTILPAALVSIPFGAVIALQVGSLAQQLGAQSFTGGASVLAVVQQASPLIVALLIAGAGGSAICADLGSRKIREELDAMEVMGVSPVQRLVVPRVLATMLVAVLLNGLVSVVGVLGGYFFNVGLQHGTPGAYLSSFSALAQLPDLYVGEFKALVFGFIAGIVAAYRGLNPRGGPKGVGDAVNQSVVITFLLLFLVNVAVTGIYLQLVPQKGA; via the coding sequence ATGAGCGTTCCGTGGACGCGCACTCCCGGCCTCGGCGCGCTGCGGCAGTCCGGCGGGCTGTTCCAGCTCGCCGCCACCACCGTGCGCGACGCCTTCCGGCGGCCGTTCCAGTGGCGGGAGCTGATCGAGCAGTTCTGGTTCGTGGCCAGTGTCACCATCCTGCCCGCCGCCCTGGTCTCGATCCCGTTCGGCGCCGTCATCGCCCTCCAGGTCGGCTCGCTGGCGCAGCAGTTGGGCGCCCAGTCGTTCACCGGCGGGGCCAGCGTGCTGGCCGTCGTCCAGCAGGCCAGCCCACTGATCGTCGCCCTGCTGATCGCCGGCGCCGGCGGCTCGGCGATCTGCGCCGACCTCGGCTCGCGCAAGATCCGCGAGGAGCTGGACGCGATGGAGGTGATGGGCGTCTCGCCGGTCCAACGCCTGGTCGTCCCCCGGGTGCTGGCGACCATGCTGGTCGCGGTGCTGCTCAACGGCCTGGTCTCGGTGGTCGGCGTGCTCGGCGGCTACTTCTTCAACGTCGGCCTGCAGCACGGCACTCCGGGCGCCTACCTGTCCAGCTTCTCCGCGCTGGCCCAGCTGCCCGACCTGTACGTGGGCGAGTTCAAGGCGCTGGTCTTCGGCTTCATCGCCGGGATCGTCGCCGCCTACCGCGGGCTCAACCCGCGCGGCGGACCGAAGGGGGTGGGCGACGCGGTCAACCAGTCCGTGGTCATCACCTTCCTGCTGCTGTTCCTGGTGAACGTCGCCGTCACCGGCATCTACCTGCAGCTCGTCCCGCAGAAGGGAGCCTGA
- a CDS encoding MCE family protein has product MTAFRPLRDRNPAAVGAVGLLLLLMVAALAYRADALPFVDSGTGYSADFTDAAGLRPGNEVRIAGVKVGKVTGVSLDGAKVKVAFAVQDAWIGDASTAAIGIKTLLGEKYLAVDPLGARSQTPGERIPLTRTTSPYDVTRAFDELGRTTGAIDGEQLAESFRTIADTFKDTPASVRSAADGLSALSKTVASRDSQLAELLAGSRQLTKTLADQDGRFEQLLSDGGLLLDEIRQRRDAIHQLLLGTQKLSTELSGLVADNERQLAPTLDALGRVTAVLTANQSSLDQTLALAGPYYRLLGNTLGSGRWFDGYLCGVVPRNYLPAGSAPESGCRPPKPQGGQ; this is encoded by the coding sequence ATGACGGCCTTCCGCCCCCTGCGGGACCGCAACCCCGCCGCCGTGGGAGCCGTCGGCCTGCTCCTGCTGCTCATGGTCGCCGCGCTCGCCTACCGGGCCGACGCGCTGCCCTTCGTCGACTCCGGCACCGGCTACAGCGCCGACTTCACCGACGCGGCCGGCCTGCGCCCCGGCAACGAGGTCCGGATCGCCGGAGTCAAGGTCGGCAAGGTCACCGGGGTGTCCCTGGACGGCGCGAAGGTGAAGGTCGCCTTCGCCGTCCAGGACGCCTGGATCGGCGACGCCAGCACCGCCGCCATCGGCATCAAGACCCTGCTGGGCGAGAAGTACCTGGCCGTCGACCCGCTCGGCGCCCGGAGCCAGACCCCGGGCGAGCGCATCCCGCTCACCCGCACCACCTCCCCGTACGACGTCACCCGGGCCTTCGACGAGCTCGGCCGCACCACCGGGGCGATCGACGGCGAGCAGCTCGCCGAGAGCTTCCGGACCATCGCCGACACCTTCAAGGACACCCCGGCCTCGGTGCGCAGCGCCGCCGACGGACTCTCCGCGCTCTCGAAGACCGTCGCGAGCCGCGACAGCCAACTGGCCGAACTGCTCGCCGGGAGCCGGCAGCTCACCAAGACCCTCGCCGACCAGGACGGACGCTTCGAGCAACTCCTCTCGGACGGCGGCCTGCTGCTCGACGAGATCCGGCAGCGCCGCGACGCGATCCACCAACTACTGCTCGGAACGCAGAAGTTGAGCACCGAACTGAGCGGCCTGGTGGCCGACAACGAGCGGCAGCTCGCCCCGACCCTGGACGCGCTCGGCCGCGTCACCGCCGTCCTCACCGCCAACCAGAGCAGCCTCGACCAGACCCTCGCCCTCGCCGGGCCGTACTACCGCCTGCTCGGCAACACCCTGGGCAGCGGCCGGTGGTTCGACGGCTACCTGTGCGGGGTCGTCCCCCGCAACTACCTGCCCGCGGGCAGCGCCCCGGAGAGCGGCTGCCGGCCGCCCAAGCCCCAGGGAGGCCAGTGA
- a CDS encoding ABC transporter ATP-binding protein translates to MGIEVTVEGLTKSFGEQTVWRDVSLTLPAGEVSVMLGPSGTGKTVFLKSVIGLLKPERGRVVVDGVDMVNSPERDVYEARKLFGLMFQDGALFGSMTLFDNIAFPLREHTRKKESEIRRIVMERIEMVGLVGAEGKLPGEISGGMRKRAGLARALVLDPQIILCDEPDSGLDPVRTSYLSQLLIDLNTQIDATMLIVTHNLDIAATVPDNMGMLFRRELVAFGPRELLLTSQEPVVRQFLTGRRAGPIGMSEEKDEAQLALEGHVPEPPGPLPPQLEPSPGLGPRAAVQRRRARVLAMGDRLPPAARAAVGAGPIPRQGGPA, encoded by the coding sequence ATGGGCATCGAAGTCACCGTCGAAGGTCTGACCAAGTCCTTCGGCGAGCAGACCGTCTGGAGGGACGTCTCCCTCACCCTGCCGGCCGGTGAGGTCAGCGTGATGCTGGGCCCCTCCGGCACCGGCAAGACCGTCTTCCTCAAGTCCGTGATCGGGCTGCTCAAGCCCGAGCGGGGCCGGGTCGTGGTCGACGGCGTCGACATGGTCAACAGCCCCGAACGGGACGTCTACGAGGCCCGCAAGCTGTTCGGCCTGATGTTCCAGGACGGCGCGCTGTTCGGCTCGATGACGCTCTTCGACAACATCGCCTTCCCGCTGCGCGAGCACACGAGGAAGAAGGAGAGCGAGATCCGCCGCATCGTCATGGAGCGGATCGAGATGGTCGGCCTGGTCGGCGCCGAGGGCAAGCTGCCCGGCGAGATCTCCGGCGGCATGCGCAAACGCGCCGGACTGGCCCGGGCCCTGGTGCTCGACCCGCAGATCATCCTGTGCGACGAACCCGACTCCGGACTCGACCCGGTGCGCACCTCCTACCTCTCCCAGCTGCTCATCGACCTCAACACGCAGATCGACGCGACGATGCTGATCGTCACCCACAACCTCGACATCGCCGCGACCGTGCCCGACAACATGGGCATGCTGTTCCGGCGCGAACTTGTCGCCTTCGGCCCGCGCGAGCTGCTGCTCACCAGCCAGGAGCCGGTGGTGCGGCAGTTCCTCACCGGCCGCCGGGCCGGCCCGATCGGGATGTCCGAGGAGAAGGACGAGGCGCAGCTGGCGCTGGAAGGCCACGTCCCCGAGCCGCCCGGCCCGCTGCCGCCGCAGCTGGAGCCCTCGCCGGGCCTCGGCCCGCGGGCGGCCGTGCAGCGCCGCCGGGCCCGGGTGCTCGCGATGGGCGACCGGCTGCCCCCGGCGGCCCGGGCGGCCGTCGGCGCCGGGCCGATCCCCCGCCAGGGGGGCCCGGCATGA
- a CDS encoding ABC transporter permease, protein MALLDKLDESGDHLLFHLQALLQVPRTLRRYSREVRRLLAEVAFGSGGLGVIGGTVGVMVGMTLFTGTVVGLQGYAAMDQLGTTAFTGFVSAYFNTREIAPLVAGLALSATVGAGFTAQLGAMRINEEVDALEGMGVRSMPYLVTTRVIAGIVAIAPLYGIGLLSSYLASRAVTVYVNGQSAGTYDHYFDLFLSPADVLLSTLKVLLFSVVVILAHCYYGYTAKGGPAGVGIAVGRSVRNAIVVISLADFLLSLAIWGATTTVRVAG, encoded by the coding sequence ATGGCCCTGCTCGACAAGCTGGACGAGAGCGGCGACCACCTGCTCTTCCACCTCCAGGCCCTGCTCCAGGTGCCGCGCACGCTCCGCCGCTACTCCCGCGAGGTGCGTCGCCTGCTGGCCGAAGTCGCGTTCGGCAGCGGCGGGTTGGGCGTGATCGGCGGCACCGTCGGGGTGATGGTCGGGATGACGCTGTTCACCGGCACCGTGGTCGGCCTGCAGGGCTACGCCGCGATGGACCAGCTCGGCACCACGGCCTTCACCGGCTTCGTCTCCGCCTACTTCAACACCCGCGAGATCGCCCCGCTGGTGGCCGGGCTCGCCCTCTCCGCCACCGTCGGCGCCGGATTCACCGCACAGCTCGGCGCGATGCGGATCAACGAGGAGGTGGACGCCCTGGAAGGGATGGGCGTGCGCAGCATGCCGTACCTGGTCACCACCCGGGTGATCGCCGGCATCGTGGCGATCGCCCCGCTGTACGGCATCGGCCTGCTCAGCAGCTACCTGGCCTCGCGGGCGGTCACCGTGTACGTCAACGGCCAGTCGGCGGGCACCTACGACCACTACTTCGACCTGTTCCTCTCCCCGGCCGACGTGCTGCTCTCCACCCTCAAGGTGCTGCTGTTCAGCGTGGTGGTGATCCTGGCGCACTGCTACTACGGCTACACCGCCAAGGGCGGCCCGGCCGGGGTCGGCATCGCGGTCGGGCGCTCGGTGCGCAACGCGATCGTGGTGATCAGCCTCGCCGACTTCCTGCTCAGCCTGGCGATCTGGGGCGCGACCACGACGGTGCGGGTGGCCGGATGA
- a CDS encoding MCE family protein — protein sequence MRRATAATAATAALALALAGCSGSFHGIQDVPLPGGADLGAHPIEITAHFADVLSLVPQAAVRVNDVAVGRVTRIELAPGDWSAVVTMRINGAVRLPANAYAHVEQSSLLGEKYVQLSAPPSGEAQQGSLATGAVIPAAHTDRSVEVEEVFGALSMLLNGGGVAQLQTITAELNKAMAGNEPQLRSMLTRLATLTADLDAHRQDITDALDGVNRLSATLAARDQQIGTVLTDFSPGLKVLDQQRGALVTMLRALDGLSAVAVDTVNRSRDDMVADLKALAPTLQRLADAGKALPDSLQVLLTYPFTDEVLRGVKGDYLNVYLDLTAAPGTQIIPALDPADNAPPPTPDPTPEPTPTDEPTDQPTDEPTDEPTGTPTDVPTDQAALLRHLQGGGLPLPLPPVTAPQKRGR from the coding sequence ATGAGACGCGCCACCGCCGCCACCGCGGCCACCGCGGCCCTGGCCCTCGCACTCGCGGGCTGCTCCGGCTCCTTCCACGGCATCCAGGACGTCCCGCTGCCCGGCGGCGCCGACCTCGGAGCCCACCCGATCGAGATCACCGCGCACTTCGCCGACGTCCTCAGCCTGGTGCCGCAGGCCGCCGTCCGGGTCAACGACGTGGCGGTCGGCCGGGTCACCAGGATCGAACTCGCCCCCGGCGACTGGTCGGCCGTCGTGACCATGAGGATCAACGGCGCGGTGCGGCTGCCCGCCAACGCCTACGCCCACGTCGAACAGTCCAGCCTGCTCGGCGAGAAGTACGTGCAGCTGTCGGCTCCGCCCAGCGGCGAGGCCCAGCAGGGCAGCCTCGCCACCGGCGCCGTCATCCCCGCCGCGCACACCGACCGCAGCGTGGAGGTGGAGGAGGTCTTCGGAGCGCTCTCGATGCTGCTCAACGGCGGAGGAGTGGCCCAACTCCAGACCATCACAGCAGAGTTGAACAAGGCCATGGCGGGCAACGAGCCGCAGCTGCGCTCCATGCTGACCCGGCTCGCCACCCTGACCGCCGACCTGGACGCCCACCGGCAGGACATCACCGACGCCCTCGACGGCGTCAACCGGCTCTCCGCCACCCTGGCCGCCCGCGACCAGCAGATCGGCACCGTCCTCACCGACTTCAGCCCCGGCCTGAAGGTGCTCGACCAGCAGCGCGGCGCCCTGGTCACCATGCTCCGCGCGCTCGACGGCCTCTCCGCCGTCGCCGTCGACACCGTCAACCGCAGCCGGGACGACATGGTCGCCGACCTGAAGGCGCTCGCCCCCACGCTGCAACGGCTCGCCGACGCGGGCAAGGCCCTGCCGGACTCGCTGCAGGTGCTGCTCACCTACCCGTTCACCGACGAGGTGCTCAGGGGCGTCAAGGGCGACTACCTCAACGTCTACCTCGACCTCACCGCGGCACCCGGCACCCAGATCATCCCGGCCCTCGACCCGGCGGACAACGCCCCGCCGCCCACCCCCGACCCGACGCCGGAGCCCACACCGACCGACGAACCGACCGACCAGCCGACGGACGAACCGACCGACGAGCCGACCGGCACCCCCACGGACGTGCCGACCGACCAGGCGGCGCTGCTGCGGCACCTCCAGGGCGGCGGGCTGCCGCTCCCGCTGCCGCCCGTCACCGCCCCCCAGAAGCGAGGCCGCTGA
- a CDS encoding MCE family protein produces the protein MNAARTYRRRGAGLVFLLVPALLAGLSVAVYEKAFTDSAEVVVETGSAGHELHPNADVKLRGVVVGQVRRISSDGGGARLTLALDPDRLPQIPAGVSVQLLPTTLFGERYVALVPDAAQPAAGHLRAGAVIRQDRSADAIELQQVLDHLMPVLTAVEPAKLSATLSAVATALDGRGTELGATLTKLDGYLEQLNPELPTLNEDIHQLVAVSRSYDQAAPDLLQALDDLTRTGATLVDRQAALATLYGTGTATAQDLTAFLRQNRDNLIHLTADSRGTLDLLARYAPEFPCTLRTMANFVPAMDRALGKGTDRPGLHVSVTTLPSRGRYLPGQDTPVYRASGGPQCYAVPYTGRTTPLSDVPSFAGPDPSGLGLPNSPQENQLVGELLRARRPGAPLPAGAPDWASLLAGPLFRGAEVTVE, from the coding sequence ATGAACGCCGCCCGCACGTACCGCCGGCGCGGCGCCGGGCTGGTCTTCCTGCTGGTGCCCGCCCTGCTCGCCGGGCTCTCGGTGGCCGTCTACGAGAAGGCGTTCACCGACTCCGCCGAGGTCGTCGTGGAGACCGGCAGCGCGGGCCACGAGCTGCACCCGAACGCCGACGTGAAGCTGCGCGGCGTGGTCGTCGGCCAGGTCCGGCGGATCAGCAGCGACGGCGGCGGCGCCCGGCTCACCCTGGCGCTCGACCCGGACCGGCTGCCGCAGATCCCGGCCGGGGTCTCCGTCCAGCTGCTGCCCACCACGCTGTTCGGCGAGCGGTACGTCGCCCTGGTGCCCGACGCCGCGCAGCCGGCGGCCGGCCACCTGCGGGCCGGCGCGGTGATCCGGCAGGACCGCTCCGCCGACGCGATCGAGCTGCAGCAGGTCCTCGACCACCTGATGCCGGTGCTCACCGCCGTCGAGCCCGCCAAGCTCTCCGCCACCCTCAGCGCGGTCGCCACCGCGCTGGACGGCCGCGGCACCGAGCTGGGCGCGACCCTGACGAAACTGGACGGCTACCTGGAGCAGCTCAACCCCGAACTGCCCACCCTCAACGAGGACATCCACCAGCTGGTCGCCGTCAGCCGCTCGTACGACCAGGCGGCGCCCGACCTCCTCCAGGCCCTCGACGACCTCACCCGCACCGGCGCCACCCTCGTCGACCGGCAGGCCGCGCTGGCCACGCTCTACGGCACCGGCACCGCCACCGCCCAGGACCTCACCGCCTTCCTGCGGCAGAACCGGGACAACCTGATCCACCTCACCGCCGACAGCCGGGGCACCCTCGACCTGCTCGCCCGCTACGCACCCGAATTCCCGTGCACGCTGCGGACGATGGCCAACTTCGTGCCCGCGATGGACCGCGCCCTCGGCAAGGGCACCGACCGACCCGGCCTGCACGTGAGCGTCACCACCCTGCCCTCGCGCGGCCGGTACCTCCCCGGGCAGGACACCCCGGTGTACCGGGCGAGCGGCGGCCCCCAGTGCTACGCCGTCCCCTACACCGGCCGGACCACCCCGCTCAGCGACGTGCCCTCCTTCGCCGGACCGGACCCCAGCGGCCTGGGCCTGCCCAACTCCCCGCAGGAGAACCAACTCGTCGGCGAGCTCCTCAGGGCCCGGAGGCCCGGCGCGCCACTGCCGGCCGGCGCCCCCGACTGGGCCAGCCTGCTGGCCGGCCCGCTCTTCCGCGGGGCGGAGGTGACGGTCGAATGA
- a CDS encoding MCE family protein, whose translation MRSDDRTGRRGLAGPLTKSLVFVVVTGLATGALALSIADTGVGRTVGYTARFTDVTGLAPGDSIRIAGVRVGQVDSVSVVDHRIAQVHFSVDRGKPLPESVTASVKYLDLVGRRYVDLERGPGAVDRTLPPGGLIPLEHTTPALDLAQLFHGFQPLFQGLAPDQVNQLANEIVQVLQGEGGTVDSLLRTVGSLTSTLAGKDQVIGQVIDNLNTVLATVNSREAGFTDLVGTLQQLVSGFAADREPIGQSLDAIAGLTTSTAGLLDQGRAPLKESVAQLGRLSTNLADNSGQLETFLRTTPEKMRTVGRLTSYGSWLNLYLCEAKVTGVTTYDGSAPPTGLPVTESRCRG comes from the coding sequence ATGAGGAGCGACGACCGCACCGGCCGGCGCGGCCTCGCCGGGCCGCTCACCAAGTCCCTGGTGTTCGTGGTGGTGACCGGCCTGGCCACCGGCGCGCTGGCGCTGAGCATCGCCGACACCGGCGTCGGGCGCACCGTCGGCTACACGGCCCGCTTCACCGACGTCACCGGCCTGGCCCCCGGGGACAGCATCCGGATCGCCGGCGTCCGCGTCGGCCAGGTCGACAGCGTCAGCGTGGTCGACCACCGGATCGCCCAGGTGCACTTCTCGGTCGACCGCGGCAAGCCGCTGCCCGAGTCGGTGACCGCCTCGGTCAAGTACCTCGACCTGGTCGGACGGCGCTACGTCGACCTGGAACGCGGCCCCGGCGCCGTCGACCGCACCCTGCCGCCCGGCGGCCTGATCCCGCTGGAGCACACCACCCCCGCCCTCGACCTCGCCCAGCTGTTCCACGGCTTCCAGCCGCTCTTCCAGGGCCTCGCCCCGGACCAGGTGAACCAGCTGGCCAACGAGATCGTCCAGGTGCTCCAGGGCGAGGGCGGCACGGTCGACAGCCTGCTGCGGACCGTCGGCTCGCTCACCAGCACGCTCGCCGGCAAGGACCAGGTGATCGGCCAGGTGATCGACAACCTCAACACGGTGCTCGCCACGGTGAACAGCCGCGAGGCGGGCTTCACCGACCTGGTCGGCACCCTGCAGCAGCTGGTCAGCGGCTTCGCCGCCGACCGCGAGCCGATCGGGCAGTCCCTCGACGCCATCGCCGGGCTGACCACCAGCACCGCCGGACTGCTCGACCAGGGCCGTGCCCCGCTCAAGGAGTCCGTCGCCCAACTCGGCCGGCTCTCCACCAACCTCGCCGACAACAGCGGGCAGCTGGAGACCTTCCTGCGCACCACCCCGGAGAAGATGCGCACCGTCGGCCGGCTCACCTCCTACGGCTCCTGGCTCAACCTCTACCTCTGCGAGGCCAAGGTCACCGGCGTCACCACCTACGACGGCAGCGCGCCGCCGACCGGCCTGCCCGTCACCGAATCGAGGTGCCGCGGATGA
- a CDS encoding DUF6801 domain-containing protein — translation MRNAVGTRRSVRLAAVAAAGLLAGLLPGTDSASGGQDGRLSLDYTCGFPGGNRSVTVELQQAYPGGASAGTAFRPGQLTVRVPLPADLAGAAAGAGEVVAASGTAALTTAIGQGATSVRADWTALAASTTPLPGDGDGLLAFTGTVPAVTVAAPGEVTFTAGALALDLTVQRVANAAAPTPTPSSPTASAPAANVAAASAPAAKAASAGAARIAVACVPVAGQAAELGRVVVAEGPAGSAVPSAPAPGGSGPARPPGGAAGGGTPTGTAAPGGSASASGSPTPSGPSASAGLTVPGAAARGAAAIRVQAGYHSGTNQCPEPPEGALDAGRLPPVPEGAMVLPDPEYPFPSVPACAYADGFANVAKLGQATLVNDPAKSPALVGLNLTRRLVMLWGDTDGYFEADSLGELKLPVAESTFLTYGFVPTTAKIEFTPLGLLTIVATGNANWNQPSLFTIGGHQSMRIYDVKVNGTPLDVGPDCRTAEPVDLVLKGRQDGYLPDGGDGKPDYTLQGGGPLAQTDLYVPPFTGCGSHGEDLDALFTAAVSGPGNSLNLMQGPICTPTSDQPNGCEPEIVIPDPPTRRR, via the coding sequence ATGAGGAATGCAGTGGGCACGCGCCGCTCGGTGCGCCTCGCGGCCGTTGCCGCAGCGGGGCTGCTGGCGGGGCTGCTGCCGGGGACGGACTCGGCCTCCGGCGGCCAGGACGGGCGGCTGTCGCTGGACTACACCTGCGGCTTCCCGGGCGGGAACCGGAGCGTCACGGTCGAGCTCCAGCAGGCCTACCCGGGCGGCGCGTCGGCCGGAACGGCCTTCCGACCGGGGCAGTTGACGGTCCGGGTGCCGCTGCCCGCCGACCTGGCTGGTGCCGCGGCCGGCGCGGGCGAGGTGGTGGCCGCGAGCGGGACGGCGGCCCTGACCACGGCGATCGGCCAGGGCGCGACGTCGGTGCGCGCGGACTGGACCGCGCTGGCGGCCTCGACGACCCCGCTGCCCGGGGACGGGGACGGCCTGCTCGCCTTCACCGGCACCGTGCCGGCCGTCACCGTCGCCGCGCCCGGCGAGGTGACGTTCACGGCCGGTGCCCTCGCCCTCGACCTCACGGTCCAGCGGGTCGCCAACGCGGCGGCCCCCACCCCGACCCCGAGCTCCCCGACCGCGAGCGCCCCTGCCGCGAACGTCGCTGCCGCGAGCGCCCCTGCGGCGAAAGCCGCTTCGGCGGGCGCCGCGCGCATCGCCGTCGCCTGTGTCCCCGTCGCCGGTCAGGCCGCGGAGCTGGGCCGGGTCGTGGTGGCCGAGGGGCCGGCGGGCAGCGCCGTTCCGTCGGCCCCCGCGCCCGGTGGGAGCGGTCCCGCTCGGCCGCCGGGCGGGGCCGCCGGGGGCGGAACCCCGACCGGAACCGCCGCACCGGGCGGATCGGCCTCCGCGAGCGGCTCGCCGACCCCGTCCGGCCCGTCCGCCTCCGCCGGCCTGACCGTGCCCGGCGCGGCGGCCCGCGGGGCGGCCGCCATCCGGGTGCAGGCCGGCTACCACTCCGGCACCAACCAGTGCCCGGAACCGCCGGAGGGCGCGCTGGACGCCGGGCGGCTGCCCCCGGTGCCGGAGGGCGCGATGGTGCTGCCCGACCCGGAGTACCCCTTCCCGTCGGTGCCCGCCTGCGCCTACGCCGACGGCTTCGCCAACGTCGCCAAGCTCGGCCAGGCCACGCTGGTCAACGACCCGGCGAAGTCGCCCGCCCTGGTCGGGCTGAACCTGACCCGGCGGCTGGTGATGCTCTGGGGCGACACCGACGGGTACTTCGAGGCCGACTCGCTGGGCGAACTGAAGCTCCCGGTCGCCGAGTCCACCTTCCTGACCTACGGGTTCGTGCCGACCACCGCGAAGATCGAGTTCACCCCGCTCGGCCTGCTGACCATTGTCGCCACCGGCAACGCCAACTGGAACCAGCCGAGCCTGTTCACCATCGGCGGCCACCAGTCGATGCGGATCTACGACGTCAAGGTCAACGGCACCCCGCTGGACGTCGGCCCCGACTGCCGCACCGCCGAGCCGGTCGACCTGGTGCTCAAGGGCCGCCAGGACGGCTACCTGCCGGACGGCGGCGACGGCAAGCCCGACTACACCCTGCAGGGCGGCGGTCCGCTCGCCCAGACCGACCTGTACGTCCCGCCGTTCACCGGCTGCGGCAGCCACGGCGAGGACCTCGACGCCCTGTTCACCGCCGCCGTCTCGGGCCCCGGCAACTCGCTCAACCTGATGCAGGGCCCGATCTGCACCCCCACCAGTGACCAACCCAACGGCTGCGAACCCGAGATCGTCATCCCCGACCCGCCCACCCGCCGCCGCTGA